A window of Chitinophagales bacterium contains these coding sequences:
- a CDS encoding sigma-70 family RNA polymerase sigma factor — protein sequence MSQNPAEANPHTWIENYGDLLYQYALPRLNDPALAEDLVQETFLSGLKGLQSYKGEASEKNWLFAILKNKIIDHFRKKSREASVVSMPDLASVNEEWFDEKGGWIPQRTPREWPLLDQKEIRRIINWCKDHLKNLQQHVFVLKYLEDLDSDEICKVLNISSSNYWVLIHRARLQMRECVEKQGFNNGEV from the coding sequence ATGAGCCAGAATCCCGCTGAAGCTAATCCCCATACCTGGATAGAAAACTATGGCGACCTGTTGTATCAATATGCCTTACCCCGTCTAAATGATCCTGCCCTGGCTGAAGACCTGGTACAGGAAACCTTTCTTTCCGGCCTCAAAGGACTACAATCTTATAAAGGCGAGGCCTCAGAAAAGAACTGGTTATTCGCTATTCTGAAAAATAAAATCATTGACCATTTTCGAAAAAAATCACGTGAGGCTTCTGTCGTCAGCATGCCCGACCTCGCCTCAGTAAATGAGGAGTGGTTTGATGAAAAAGGAGGCTGGATACCCCAGCGCACACCCCGGGAATGGCCCCTGCTTGACCAAAAAGAGATCCGCCGGATCATTAATTGGTGCAAGGACCACCTGAAGAACCTCCAACAGCATGTTTTTGTACTTAAATACCTGGAAGATCTTGATTCCGATGAAATCTGTAAGGTTTTAAATATTAGTTCGTCTAACTATTGGGTATTGATTCACCGGGCCAGGCTTCAGATGCGCGAATGCGTGGAAAAGCAAGGGTTCAATAATGGAGAGGTATGA
- a CDS encoding VOC family protein translates to MPQHLHQISLLVNDYDEAIAYYTNILGFELIEDTVLTPAKRWVVVKPYGQKGSCHILLAKAATEEQVKFIGNQSGGRVFLFLYTDDFYRDYDLYQSRGVEFIRPVAKEPYGTVSVFKDMYGNLWDLIQPLDY, encoded by the coding sequence ATGCCCCAACACCTCCACCAGATCAGCCTGCTCGTCAATGATTACGATGAAGCCATTGCCTACTACACCAACATCTTAGGCTTTGAATTAATAGAGGATACGGTACTTACCCCTGCCAAACGTTGGGTGGTGGTTAAACCATACGGCCAGAAAGGGAGCTGCCATATTCTGTTGGCAAAGGCCGCAACAGAGGAGCAGGTTAAGTTTATTGGTAATCAAAGCGGCGGAAGGGTATTCCTGTTTCTTTATACCGATGATTTCTACCGCGACTATGACCTATACCAGAGCCGGGGCGTCGAGTTCATCAGACCTGTGGCAAAGGAACCCTATGGTACCGTGTCGGTATTTAAAGATATGTATGGTAACCTCTGGGACCTGATACAGCCTTTGGATTATTGA
- a CDS encoding LamG domain-containing protein, which produces MKRSLLAVLCFISIHVQAQTNNAVNFDGTNDYIEIADNNAIDLSSNFTIETWIYPTGTGSSGTEGGIIINKESSYEIARFPDGTIRYALSANGAGSDWSWTNTGLVTPLNQWSHISLIKNGTTVTCYLNGTSSYSAGSQPATLTANTQPLRLGGRVTSSQYLSGYLDDMRIWNSARTLTEIKIYMFDKDLSATASGLVAYYKMNEGSGTSAANFSTNFSGLGGTLTNSPAWVASPIQFSANALKFDGSNDNVVIPQVISSDFTMEFWVSTSSTGPGTTGTQWYGGNGIVDAEVGGGTTDFGTALTGSKLAFGIGNPDVTIHSLTDINTGGWFHVAVSWQQSTGAMRLYINGTLEASGTGGTGLRSAPPRITLGQLQTNMQYFNGTIDELRIWNVVRSQADIQANKNSEIDPTTSNLVAYYTFNQGLTAGTNTGILSLLDLKNNNSGTLNNFALTGSASNFVAQNSGFFLLPLQWGQFTAIKQGERVQLNWSTQQERNTSHFLIEYSKDGRQWENIGRVNAAGNSAGTSNYSYTHILPIKGMNYYRLQQVDLDGSHSLSETRSIYFTKNQIGLVLLTNPIHANEALKLQSDRSQQISLIDMSGKLIWKKQVTEGWNTVLMTGVKAGMYLVGNEEGGFSKVLVVE; this is translated from the coding sequence ATGAAAAGATCTTTACTCGCCGTTCTTTGTTTTATTTCCATTCATGTACAGGCGCAAACCAACAACGCAGTCAATTTTGATGGAACGAATGATTATATAGAAATCGCAGACAACAATGCCATCGATCTTAGCAGCAACTTTACCATTGAAACCTGGATCTATCCCACCGGCACGGGATCCTCTGGCACAGAGGGTGGCATCATCATCAACAAAGAATCGAGCTATGAGATCGCGCGATTTCCTGATGGAACCATCCGCTATGCCCTGAGTGCAAATGGAGCAGGTTCAGATTGGTCCTGGACCAATACCGGACTCGTTACCCCGCTAAACCAATGGTCGCATATTTCCCTGATAAAAAATGGAACCACGGTTACCTGTTATCTGAATGGGACCAGTAGTTATTCGGCCGGAAGCCAACCTGCGACACTAACCGCCAATACACAGCCACTTCGGTTGGGAGGCCGGGTAACCTCTTCCCAGTATTTGAGTGGATATCTGGATGATATGCGTATCTGGAATTCAGCGCGCACCCTAACGGAGATCAAAATCTATATGTTCGATAAAGACCTTTCCGCCACTGCCAGCGGTCTTGTAGCCTATTATAAAATGAATGAAGGCAGTGGGACAAGCGCTGCGAATTTCAGTACCAACTTTAGCGGACTTGGAGGAACATTGACCAATAGCCCGGCCTGGGTAGCTTCGCCCATTCAGTTTTCGGCTAATGCCTTGAAATTTGATGGATCAAATGACAACGTGGTCATTCCCCAGGTGATCAGTAGTGATTTCACGATGGAATTTTGGGTAAGCACCAGTTCGACAGGTCCGGGTACTACCGGCACACAATGGTATGGTGGAAATGGGATCGTGGATGCAGAGGTAGGTGGGGGTACAACAGATTTTGGAACAGCCCTTACCGGATCAAAACTGGCTTTTGGCATTGGCAACCCGGATGTAACCATCCATTCATTGACCGATATCAATACAGGTGGTTGGTTTCATGTGGCTGTGAGCTGGCAACAGAGTACAGGGGCCATGCGGCTTTATATCAATGGTACCCTTGAAGCCTCAGGTACAGGTGGCACAGGCTTACGCTCCGCACCTCCCCGTATCACGTTGGGTCAATTACAGACCAACATGCAATACTTCAATGGCACGATCGATGAACTCCGTATCTGGAATGTTGTACGCAGCCAGGCCGACATTCAGGCAAATAAAAACAGTGAGATCGACCCCACCACATCCAACCTGGTGGCTTATTATACCTTTAATCAGGGGTTGACGGCTGGAACGAATACAGGTATCCTTTCCCTGCTAGACCTGAAAAATAATAACAGCGGCACCCTGAACAATTTCGCCTTGACAGGTTCCGCTTCCAATTTTGTAGCCCAGAACTCCGGCTTCTTTCTGTTGCCCCTACAATGGGGACAATTCACGGCCATCAAACAGGGTGAAAGGGTGCAGCTTAACTGGTCAACACAACAAGAACGCAACACGAGTCATTTCTTAATTGAATATAGTAAGGACGGACGTCAGTGGGAAAACATCGGACGGGTGAATGCTGCTGGAAACAGTGCTGGCACTTCAAATTATTCCTACACACATATCCTCCCAATAAAAGGCATGAACTATTACCGGCTTCAACAGGTTGACCTGGATGGAAGTCATAGTTTATCGGAGACACGGAGTATTTATTTTACAAAAAATCAAATCGGGCTTGTTTTGCTAACAAATCCCATTCACGCCAATGAGGCACTGAAACTACAATCCGACAGGTCTCAACAGATCTCGCTCATCGACATGAGTGGAAAACTGATCTGGAAAAAACAAGTGACAGAAGGATGGAATACTGTGCTGATGACGGGAGTGAAAGCGGGAATGTATTTGGTGGGGAATGAAGAGGGAGGGTTTAGTAAGGTGTTGGTTGTTGAATAG
- the recG gene encoding ATP-dependent DNA helicase RecG has protein sequence MSTNTDILSSPIEFLKGVGPQKGDLLKKELGIYTFGDLLEHYPLRHIDKTKVVAIKDLVPAMEFVQVKGKLLLVDMVGDKRSKRMVAQLRDETDYLELTWFQGITYIQKYLEIGKTYLVYGRLSFFQGKPQIVHPEMEVYTGEGDQVKSYLEPVYPSTEKLKTRNLGGRQLGKLTAQVIQMIREEYFPENLPAQLVEKLKLIGRFRAQTQVHFPDNPASYNLAIQRIKFEELFMAQIRWGMIRAGRHRHSKGVVFEKVGDLFNGFYNNHLPFPLTNAQKRVIREIRTDTAKGHQMNRLLQGDVGSGKTIVALLIMLLAADNGYQSCLMAPTEILARQHLQNLQELVKELPVGIELLTGSTKKAERNRILASIADGTTHILIGTHAVIEEAVQFSNLGLAIIDEQHRFGVAQRARLWEKGDTPPHVLVMTATPIPRTLAMTAYGDLDYSVINEMPPGRQPIITHHRFEDARPAVMDFIKAEIAKGRQAYIIFPLIEESPKLDLENLMKGYENVKAYFPEPKYWISMVHGRQPAVQKQQNMHRFVTGDTQIMVSTTVIEVGVNVPNASVMVIESAERFGLSQLHQLRGRVGRGSEKSYCILITGKSIGRDTRERMEIMTSTNDGFVIAEKDLDLRGPGDIEGTRQSGELNFKLANIVQDRALLETARNLAMSILEKDPELNSAENLMIKRYLQSQKRKTAWSRIS, from the coding sequence ATTTCCACCAACACCGACATATTATCCTCTCCCATCGAATTCCTCAAAGGTGTAGGCCCCCAAAAAGGGGACCTGCTCAAAAAGGAGCTCGGTATTTACACTTTTGGCGACCTGCTGGAGCATTATCCCCTGCGGCATATAGATAAAACCAAAGTGGTAGCCATCAAGGACCTGGTACCTGCCATGGAATTTGTACAGGTAAAAGGCAAACTGTTGCTGGTAGATATGGTAGGGGATAAGCGTAGCAAACGGATGGTGGCGCAACTCCGCGATGAGACCGACTATCTCGAGCTGACCTGGTTTCAGGGTATTACCTATATCCAGAAATACCTGGAAATAGGCAAGACCTATCTCGTGTATGGACGGTTGAGTTTCTTCCAGGGTAAACCACAAATTGTACACCCCGAAATGGAGGTTTACACGGGGGAGGGTGACCAGGTAAAATCCTATCTGGAACCGGTTTATCCGAGTACGGAAAAATTAAAGACCCGCAACCTGGGAGGTCGGCAGCTTGGAAAACTAACAGCTCAGGTCATTCAGATGATCCGGGAAGAATATTTTCCGGAAAACCTGCCGGCCCAATTAGTGGAAAAACTAAAACTGATCGGCCGATTTCGCGCCCAGACCCAGGTCCATTTTCCCGATAACCCGGCCTCCTATAACCTGGCGATCCAACGGATCAAGTTTGAAGAACTTTTCATGGCGCAGATCCGCTGGGGAATGATCCGTGCCGGAAGACACCGGCACTCCAAAGGGGTGGTGTTTGAAAAAGTAGGCGATCTTTTCAATGGCTTTTATAATAACCACTTGCCTTTCCCACTCACCAATGCGCAAAAAAGAGTGATCCGTGAGATCCGCACCGATACGGCGAAGGGTCACCAGATGAACCGCCTTTTGCAGGGAGATGTGGGAAGTGGCAAGACCATCGTGGCTTTACTCATCATGTTACTGGCGGCTGACAACGGCTACCAAAGCTGTTTGATGGCCCCCACGGAGATACTCGCCCGGCAGCATTTGCAGAATTTACAGGAGCTGGTCAAAGAACTTCCTGTGGGAATAGAGTTATTGACAGGCTCCACCAAAAAAGCGGAACGTAACCGGATACTGGCTTCCATCGCGGATGGTACAACGCATATATTGATCGGTACGCATGCCGTTATTGAAGAAGCGGTACAATTCAGCAACCTGGGTCTCGCCATCATTGACGAACAACACCGGTTTGGTGTGGCTCAGCGGGCCCGGTTATGGGAGAAAGGCGATACGCCGCCCCATGTACTCGTCATGACCGCCACCCCGATACCCCGCACCCTGGCGATGACCGCTTATGGCGATCTTGATTATAGCGTGATCAATGAAATGCCCCCCGGTCGGCAACCCATCATTACACATCACCGTTTTGAAGATGCACGGCCAGCCGTCATGGATTTTATCAAAGCAGAGATAGCCAAAGGCCGGCAAGCCTATATCATATTTCCCCTGATTGAGGAAAGTCCAAAACTCGACCTGGAGAACCTGATGAAGGGGTATGAAAATGTAAAAGCCTATTTCCCGGAACCCAAATACTGGATCAGCATGGTCCATGGCCGGCAACCGGCTGTGCAAAAGCAACAGAACATGCATCGTTTTGTTACGGGCGATACGCAAATCATGGTTTCCACCACGGTGATCGAAGTGGGGGTGAATGTGCCCAACGCATCGGTGATGGTGATCGAAAGCGCGGAACGGTTTGGGCTTTCTCAATTGCACCAGCTTCGGGGAAGGGTAGGACGGGGGTCGGAAAAAAGCTATTGTATCCTGATCACCGGAAAATCCATCGGCCGCGATACCCGCGAACGGATGGAAATCATGACCAGTACCAATGATGGCTTTGTGATCGCCGAAAAGGACCTGGATCTGAGAGGGCCCGGGGATATTGAAGGAACCCGGCAAAGCGGTGAATTAAACTTTAAGCTGGCGAATATAGTCCAAGACCGGGCCTTGCTGGAAACAGCCAGAAATCTGGCCATGTCCATCCTGGAAAAGGACCCGGAACTGAATTCGGCCGAAAATTTGATGATAAAGAGATACTTGCAGTCGCAAAAACGCAAAACGGCCTGGAGCCGTATATCTTAA
- a CDS encoding PKD domain-containing protein codes for MNFCACFELNYFKVPRLNRLTYTILLLALFSVSEAQTGTIEFVENKGQWDSRVRFMGDFPAGAFFIRDQGFTVLQYNVQDYENMTDRMHGHSDEMVGGRRPTINDPFHLRGHSYNVNFLGTAKSPRIVPDKALPTYNNYILGNDPAKWAGECKIYQGITIEELYPGIDLRYYTQDGFLKYDLIVKPGADISRIAMKYEGADKLEVRNKELLISTSVGLHKELDPFTYQYVNGARSRVNAKFVLKGDEVRFDIKNYDKTQTLIIDPTRIFCSFSGSTASNWGFTATYDAGGNFYGGGFVFNSGFPVSPGAFDVTYNGGSGNQPLDIAIIKLSPNGANRIYATYIGGLGNEQPHSLIVDGAGNLVIAGRSNSGDYPGTGLNGGLIGSGGDFDIIVTKLNAAGSALIGSKRIGGSADDGVNISATRSENLLQQNYGDDGRSEVVLDAAGFVYVVSSTRSMGSSTATQNFPATPGAFQTTAGGGRQDGVVLKFDPNISALQFASYLGGAQEDACYVLALGPGNNIYVAGGTRSPESSFPGNKAGTIHPTFQGDIDGFVSIVSNDGSAILRTTYLGTSAIDQVYGIQFDNSGFPYVMGQTGGNWPITSNVGYSVAGAPQFIAKLQPDLSAYVYSTRFGKPAAIPNISPVAFLVDNCENVYVSGWGGVISAFPSSGTFNMPTTPDAFKSQGDPMGDFYFFVLQKNAATMLYGSFYGQQGGAYPDHVDGGTSRFDRQGVIYQAMCANCGGGTFPVSPGVWGPANLATASGNGGCNLAMLKMNFNFSGVDAGPQSSINGVIRDTAGCVPLTVDFTDTVANAVTYIWNFGDGSPDVTTTIPSTAHTYNTTGLFRVRLIAEDSNTCNIRDTAYLNIRVGDLEADLDFNPVKLDPCDSLKYRFDNLSIAPGALPFSSKAFRWDFGDGTIIDSVGFGPVFHNYANPGTYIIKLLLLDTGYCNSPDSAVRGISIAPNVEAQFETPATGCVPYLASFTNTSIAGQSFEWDFGDGATSTLQNPTHLYTNAGTYTIRLIAIDPNTCNIRDTIFKSITVFNNPVSNFTTAPIPPIENTPTTFTNLASSDAVSFKWLFGDGDSLVTTSRLAVLHQYVATGTYNACLIAINSNGCADTLCQPVEAIVLAQVDVPNAFTPNSNDINNKILVRGFGIVKMKFSIYNRWGQKVFESSSLTTGWDGRFKGVLQPMDVYAYTLDVEFFDGTRTTKKGDITLIR; via the coding sequence TTGAACTTTTGTGCCTGTTTTGAGTTAAATTACTTTAAAGTACCACGCTTGAACCGCTTAACCTATACGATCCTTCTGCTTGCCCTATTTTCCGTATCCGAGGCCCAAACCGGGACCATTGAATTCGTGGAAAACAAGGGACAATGGGATAGCCGGGTCAGGTTCATGGGCGATTTTCCCGCCGGGGCTTTTTTTATCCGCGACCAGGGTTTTACCGTTCTCCAATACAATGTGCAGGATTATGAAAACATGACGGACCGAATGCATGGTCATTCGGACGAGATGGTGGGTGGTCGACGTCCAACCATCAATGACCCCTTTCACCTGCGCGGCCACTCCTATAATGTCAATTTTCTGGGTACTGCCAAATCACCTCGCATAGTCCCGGATAAAGCACTACCTACCTACAACAACTATATACTCGGTAATGACCCCGCCAAATGGGCCGGGGAATGTAAGATCTACCAGGGTATCACGATCGAGGAACTCTACCCGGGTATTGACCTGCGGTATTATACCCAGGATGGTTTCCTGAAATATGACCTCATTGTAAAACCCGGAGCCGATATCAGTCGCATTGCAATGAAATATGAAGGGGCCGATAAACTGGAGGTCCGCAACAAAGAATTACTGATCTCTACTTCGGTAGGTCTGCACAAAGAACTCGATCCCTTTACCTATCAATATGTGAATGGAGCCCGTAGTCGTGTCAATGCCAAATTTGTATTGAAAGGAGATGAGGTAAGGTTTGACATAAAGAATTATGATAAGACGCAAACCCTGATCATCGACCCCACGCGTATATTCTGTTCTTTCTCTGGTAGCACCGCTTCCAACTGGGGTTTTACTGCCACCTATGATGCAGGCGGAAATTTTTATGGAGGCGGATTTGTATTTAATTCAGGGTTCCCTGTTTCACCGGGTGCCTTTGATGTTACCTACAATGGAGGCAGTGGAAATCAACCTCTCGATATCGCCATCATCAAATTATCTCCCAATGGGGCCAACCGCATCTACGCCACCTATATTGGTGGTTTGGGAAATGAACAACCCCACAGTCTGATCGTGGATGGCGCGGGCAATCTGGTTATTGCCGGACGATCCAATTCCGGTGATTATCCGGGGACGGGGCTCAATGGTGGGTTGATTGGATCAGGGGGTGATTTTGATATCATTGTTACCAAACTCAATGCCGCCGGTTCTGCGCTCATCGGATCCAAACGGATCGGAGGCTCAGCCGATGATGGCGTGAACATATCGGCCACGCGCTCGGAGAATTTACTGCAACAGAACTATGGCGATGATGGAAGAAGCGAAGTGGTTTTGGATGCTGCCGGTTTTGTATATGTGGTTTCTTCCACCCGGTCAATGGGATCAAGTACAGCCACGCAGAATTTTCCAGCCACACCTGGTGCCTTTCAAACAACAGCAGGGGGTGGCAGACAGGATGGAGTAGTATTGAAATTTGATCCCAATATTTCTGCATTACAATTTGCCAGCTATCTGGGAGGAGCCCAGGAAGATGCCTGTTATGTACTGGCATTAGGTCCCGGAAACAATATTTATGTCGCAGGCGGTACCCGTAGCCCCGAATCCAGTTTTCCGGGCAATAAAGCAGGGACCATCCATCCTACATTTCAAGGCGATATTGATGGGTTTGTTTCCATCGTTTCAAATGATGGGTCCGCCATCCTGCGTACAACCTATCTGGGTACATCGGCAATCGACCAGGTCTATGGTATTCAATTTGACAACAGCGGTTTTCCTTATGTCATGGGACAGACCGGAGGCAACTGGCCGATCACATCCAATGTTGGATATAGTGTAGCCGGCGCGCCTCAGTTCATTGCCAAACTTCAACCCGATCTGTCGGCATACGTGTATTCCACCCGGTTTGGTAAGCCTGCTGCGATTCCCAATATTTCTCCTGTGGCATTTCTGGTAGATAATTGTGAAAACGTGTATGTATCCGGTTGGGGTGGGGTGATCTCTGCCTTTCCTTCCTCCGGAACCTTCAATATGCCGACCACTCCCGATGCCTTTAAAAGCCAGGGAGACCCGATGGGCGACTTTTACTTTTTTGTGTTGCAAAAAAATGCAGCCACCATGTTATATGGTAGCTTCTATGGGCAACAAGGTGGTGCCTATCCTGATCACGTGGATGGTGGCACCAGCCGCTTCGACCGGCAAGGGGTCATCTACCAGGCCATGTGTGCCAACTGCGGTGGTGGTACTTTCCCGGTATCACCAGGTGTATGGGGACCCGCCAACCTGGCCACAGCTTCAGGCAATGGAGGGTGTAACCTCGCCATGCTCAAAATGAATTTTAATTTTTCCGGTGTGGATGCAGGCCCTCAGTCCTCCATCAATGGCGTAATTCGCGATACGGCAGGCTGTGTACCATTGACAGTGGACTTTACCGATACGGTCGCCAATGCCGTGACCTATATCTGGAATTTTGGTGATGGTTCACCGGATGTCACAACGACCATACCTTCTACGGCACATACCTATAATACGACCGGGTTGTTCCGTGTACGATTGATCGCCGAAGACTCCAATACCTGTAACATCAGAGATACGGCCTATCTGAATATCCGGGTAGGTGATCTGGAGGCTGACCTGGATTTCAACCCTGTCAAACTTGATCCTTGTGATTCGCTGAAATACCGTTTTGATAATCTATCGATCGCGCCAGGCGCACTGCCTTTCTCTTCAAAAGCATTTCGCTGGGACTTTGGCGATGGTACGATCATTGACTCGGTAGGGTTTGGACCGGTATTTCATAATTACGCCAATCCGGGAACTTATATCATCAAATTACTCTTGCTGGATACGGGATATTGTAATTCACCCGACAGCGCCGTTCGAGGTATCAGCATTGCCCCCAATGTGGAAGCCCAGTTTGAGACACCCGCTACCGGATGTGTGCCCTATCTTGCCAGCTTTACAAATACCTCGATCGCCGGACAATCCTTCGAATGGGATTTTGGTGATGGAGCCACCTCTACTTTGCAGAACCCGACACATCTTTATACAAATGCCGGAACCTATACCATTCGCCTGATCGCGATCGATCCCAATACCTGTAATATCCGCGATACGATATTTAAGTCCATTACGGTATTTAATAATCCGGTATCTAATTTCACTACGGCCCCCATTCCGCCCATTGAGAATACGCCTACCACATTCACCAACCTTGCTTCATCAGATGCGGTGAGTTTCAAATGGCTCTTTGGTGACGGGGATAGCCTGGTGACCACTTCAAGACTGGCCGTGCTTCACCAATATGTAGCCACCGGCACCTACAATGCCTGTCTGATTGCGATCAACAGTAACGGTTGTGCCGATAC